In the genome of Raphanus sativus cultivar WK10039 chromosome 9, ASM80110v3, whole genome shotgun sequence, the window ttatttatctattcaTTTATTACTACTACCACCACCAATTACGTTTCATTTGTATATACCCATGGGAAATGTAACAGGCCCAATAGAAAAAGCCCACTAAAAACTACGAAAGCCTCTCTTCTCCATTGCCGCCGTTCCCTTTCCTCTGCTTCCTCTCTCTTTTCACTGTAACCCTCGCCCAAGCGTTCATCCATTTCTCCGACGATGCGAAGGCTGGTGTTCTCCTACATCCTCCGCTCTACCTCCTCCTTCCATCTATCAACACCACCAGAAAGGTCCACACTCCTCTCTCATCTCTTAACCTTCCCTCCAAAATCGATCCGAATCTCCACCCACTCCTACTCCACGGCTCTCTCAACAAAAAACCTCCACGAAGCGAGAACACACGGATCCAATCACGCCGTCGGACTCCTCCACGAAGCCATAACATCGAACCCAAACCCCTACGACGACCTCGAAAACGCCCTATCTCAAACCGGCGTCGTTTTAACGACTCCAATAGTGTCCAAGATCCTCCAGAGACTCCAATTCGAAGAAAAAATCGCCTTTAGATTCTTCACATGGGCAGCAGATCACCACCATAACTACTCCCACGAGCCGTCTACTTACAACGAGATGATCGACATCTTATCGAGCACCAAGTACAAGAACAGACAGTTCAGGATCTTGATCGACATGCTCGACTACATGAAGCGAAACGACAAGAGATCCGTTCCTGTAGACGTTATGGTCGAGATTCTAAGAAAGTACTGCGAGAGGTATCTGACGCACGTCCAGAAGTTCGCTAAAAGGAAACGGATCAGAGTCAAGACCCAGCCCGAGATCAACGCGCTGAACATGCTCATCGACGCGCTCTGCAAGTGCGGTCTTGTTAAAGAAGCTGAAGGTTTGGTTAAGAGGATGAGGTTTAAAGTCAAACCGGATGAGAATACGTACAATGTGTTGTTTTTCGGTTGTTGTAGAGTTAGGGATCCCAAGAAGGCTGTGAGGCTGCTTGAGGAGATGATTGGAGCTGGACATAAACCTGAGAACTTCACTTACTGCGCTGCGATCGACTCGTTCTGTCAAGTGGGGATGGTGGATGAGGCGGCGGAGatgtttgagtttatggttACGAAAGGCTCTGCTGTGTCAGCTCCGACGGCGCGGACTTTTGCGCTGATGATCGTGGCGTTGGCCAAGAGTGATAGAGTTGGAGAGTGTTTTGAGCTGGTGGGGCGGATGGTGAGCATGGGGTGTCTTCCCGATGTGGCGACGTACAAGGGAGTGGTTGAAGGTATGTGCGAGGCTGGGAAAGTTGAGGAAGCGTATAGGTTTTTAGATGAGATGAGTTGTAGAGGGTATCCGCCTGATGTGGTCACTTACAATTGCTTTCTCAGGGTGCTTTGTGAGAATCGAAAGCGCGACGAAGCGGTTAAGCTTTATAAGAGGATGAGTTGTGATCCCAGCGTACAGACGTACAACATGCTGATATCTATGTTTTTCGAGATGGATGATCCGGAGGGTGCGTATAGTACGTGGAGAGAGATGGATGAGAGGGGGTGTGGTCAAGATGTTGAGACGTACTGTGCTATGGTTAATGGGCTTTTTGAGTGTGGTAGGGATAAAGAGGCGTGTTTTCTTCTGGAGGAGGTTGTGAGCAAGGGGCTGAAACTGCCGTACCGAGCGTTTGATTCCTTTCTGATGCGTTTGTCGGAGGTTGGGAATATTAAGGTGATCCATAAGGTTTCTGAGCATATGAAGAAGTTTTACAATCATAGTATGGCTAGGAGGTTTGCGCTTAGTGAGAAGAGGAAAAGTACAAAACTCAGAGGGAAGTAATGGGCACTGACCATATGTTTCATCTCATTTTACTTATGGGGGAACCATTCTCAGAGGCAGGGATGCAAAATGTTCTGGGAGGAGCTCTTCCAGATGATGATCTTTTGTGAAGTTTGGTTGATTACTCTCTCCAGTTCTGGACCAAGATTCATTCTCTCAGAAGCAGTGAGAGCTTGTCAAGGTCAGATGTCTAATAGTTATGTTGGTTTCTTTGGGAATGCTCTCATAGCATTACATTATGTAACGTGAGAGGTCTGCTTTCTTCATGGTTCATAACTATTCTTGCATCTTTTGATGTGAGAGATTCTTTATAACAATATGATGCTAGAACAATGTTCGACTTCACCAGTTTCTGGTTAACGGTCGGTTTGAGTCTCTGTCTACATTTGGTACAGTTTAAAAGTGAAAACCGATCTGGTATACTACTGGTTAAGTGGAATCAGGATCCGGTTTAAACGTATTGAGTATTTCTTGAATAAAACATGTTTTGTTTAGTTATGATAGGTCCGAAACTGAAGAAGGCTTCTCTCCTAACTAACAATAGAATCCTTTCCCAACTAactctctgtttttttcctttCCTACTTAACTTTACCAGCAATTGTTTCGGCTTTGTTTaaagaataatatataaaacaaaacggAGAAATGTTCGAATTTAAACCCCACGGAACATTCAATGTAAACTGATATGCTGTTTTTGGTCCGGAAAGTACGAAACCTATAGAGTTCCGTTTCGGACAAGAAAGAAAGGAATGATGCTTGGAGACCAAATAATTGACCActtaattcatttttatgaaatattgttTGACCGCATAAGACGTCATTGACTCTCGATATTATTGCATATAATTATAAACTACTAACTTATGACATCATCTCTGTAATAAACTTCTCTCATTGTTGAAAATATACATTTCATTCCACTTAAATTTTACAAGGGGacataaaatactaaaatgcaCCAATTATCCGATTACCCCTCGTATAGCCGTGTTTTTTACTTCTCCATTTTCtgaataaatatgattttgacattttttataCTGATTAAAAAatgacgaaaatatatgtaatttgttattaattacacatctCTAATCAATagtagtattttagataaataaaattatttgtaaaatcaatgcagtttaattttcaactgaaaagtaaatataatttgcattagAATTGGAATTGTAAAAGTGATATTTTTtgtgtaaaaaaaaacttagaataaaaattattataaaacagaaagaataatggtggtaaaaataagaataatttACCTTAGTTAGTTGTATGATATCCACGTTGGTTTAACTATAGTTCGAAATTAGAATTAAGCTAAGAGAAAAAAACGTTGATTAGGTCTGAAAGGTTATCAGAACCTATCCATCAAGAATATATGTGACCTGCAATTTAACCAGAAGTCCACAACATTGTTACCAaattcttttcttctcttcttgtttATCTTTTCAGATTTAGTTTCAATAGTTTATTATACATACATAACTAATATTCTAAGCATTTAATCAGCAGCATCACCCATTAACTAACAAAGGCAATATGCAGGTGGTTGGAATTCACATATCATGTAATAACAAAGATTTCATGCTCCATCTAGTGTAATCTTTCAAGAATTTCATATAAGAATACACATAACCTAGGGgaaaaaaacttaagaaaaacATAGATCTTATAGGTATAAACACACACAACTTAAGCACATGGAGAAGTATTCAACATGAACAacttaaaagtaaaatttaaaaatatcgcAAACTATTTAATCATTTAActaaatttatcaaaattttgtagCTTATAATCAAATTTGAACTTACATgtattactttaaaaaaaatggaataaCAATAACTCCCAAAATTATCAGTTTGGAATGTTAATATCTCTGCTTTAGGATATCGATGTTTATTATATGTAAGTACATAGCTTGCCCAAGAATACAGAAACGTAGATGAGTATTGGTGGCTTGAAGTAGCGGGTGTAGGTTAGAACTTACAGAAAAACCTTAAGTTATTAATAATACTATACGAAGAGACGTTGAGAGGTTAACGAAATTCAGTCCACACCAAGCAATCTCTACccttatatctaaaattaaaattataatacatatatatacatatatatatatatatgtatatatagtatatattattaactaATTAGGATCTAAGTTATACATGAGAaaatagagaaaagaaaaaaaggtagATACAAGATTACTTAAAATGGGTGTTGTGTTGGTTAGGGAAGACGTTGGCATCAGTCGCCGGTGGAGAGGTCTGTCCAAACCCTCCCGACTCTCTAacgaattatttattttatttctttttcatatttatgtatatataaaagttatataatagactatatatacatgtatacgTGCGGTTGCTCTTCACCTTTCTTCTTGTTCCCACATACCCATCTTCCCCAACCTTTccctaagaaaaaaaaacttagggtTTTAAATTCCGATATTTCAgacatatgtatatatgttgTTGATATAGTTAACATCTCTGTGTTTTCTCGTCTTAATATACTTCTTTGTTCTTGTATTGGCTTCAATCGGTACACTTAAAAAGGTGTTAGGTAGTTAATAGATCGgtgtaaagaaagaaaaagatcaTGTGTAGTCGAGGCCATTGGAGACCATCAGAAGACGAGAAGCTCAAGGATCTGGTCGAACAATATGGTCCTCATAATTGGAACGCCATAGCCCTCAAGCTCCCTGGTCGATCTGGTAATTATCTACTAGGGTTGGTCCTAAAACTATTACAAAATAGGATTtgatatatattgtaataattaaCTATATATGGTTATATATATGTGCAGGTAAAAGCTGTAGATTGAGATGGTTTAATCAATTAGATCCGAGAATAAACCGAAACCCTTTcacggaagaagaagaagaaagacttTTATCGGCTCACCGGATCCACGGGAACAGGTGGTCTATCATAGCTAGGCTTTTCCCGGGAAGAACCGACAACGCTGTCAAGAACCATTGGCACGTCATCATGGCTCGACGCACACGTCAAACCTCCAAGCCTCGAACTCTTCTTCCCTCCAtgacttcgtcttcttctttgatGGCGAATGAACAAATCATGATGGGTTCTGGTGATCGGAAGAGAATACTCGGAGACGTTGTTAATTACCCTTACCAATTCTCGCATATCAATCATCTTCAATTCCTCAAGGAGTTTTTCACCGGAAAGGTTACTTTAAATACCAAAGGTAACCTCAAAATGattttctaaaagtatttttaCATCTTCGTATGATTTTGTTGCAAGTATTGGTGACTAAATAATCATATGCATGTTCCAAACT includes:
- the LOC108823557 gene encoding pentatricopeptide repeat-containing protein At1g73400, mitochondrial; amino-acid sequence: MRRLVFSYILRSTSSFHLSTPPERSTLLSHLLTFPPKSIRISTHSYSTALSTKNLHEARTHGSNHAVGLLHEAITSNPNPYDDLENALSQTGVVLTTPIVSKILQRLQFEEKIAFRFFTWAADHHHNYSHEPSTYNEMIDILSSTKYKNRQFRILIDMLDYMKRNDKRSVPVDVMVEILRKYCERYLTHVQKFAKRKRIRVKTQPEINALNMLIDALCKCGLVKEAEGLVKRMRFKVKPDENTYNVLFFGCCRVRDPKKAVRLLEEMIGAGHKPENFTYCAAIDSFCQVGMVDEAAEMFEFMVTKGSAVSAPTARTFALMIVALAKSDRVGECFELVGRMVSMGCLPDVATYKGVVEGMCEAGKVEEAYRFLDEMSCRGYPPDVVTYNCFLRVLCENRKRDEAVKLYKRMSCDPSVQTYNMLISMFFEMDDPEGAYSTWREMDERGCGQDVETYCAMVNGLFECGRDKEACFLLEEVVSKGLKLPYRAFDSFLMRLSEVGNIKVIHKVSEHMKKFYNHSMARRFALSEKRKSTKLRGK
- the LOC108826058 gene encoding transcription factor MYB54; amino-acid sequence: MCSRGHWRPSEDEKLKDLVEQYGPHNWNAIALKLPGRSGKSCRLRWFNQLDPRINRNPFTEEEEERLLSAHRIHGNRWSIIARLFPGRTDNAVKNHWHVIMARRTRQTSKPRTLLPSMTSSSSLMANEQIMMGSGDRKRILGDVVNYPYQFSHINHLQFLKEFFTGKVTLNTKANQSKKPVEFYNFLQVDTDSNRSEVIDQDSDKSNPNDSDNKNENRVPFFDFLSVGK